Genomic DNA from Phaeobacter porticola:
GGCAATCGTGGCCGCCAACCTGCTGGAAATACGTGAACTGCGAAACTTCCATACCATCGCACCATACTTCCCAGCCCAGCCCCCAGGCGCCCAGCGTCGGGCTTTCCCAGTCGTCCTCGACGAAACGGATATCGTGCATGTCCATATCAACGCCGATCGCTTCCAGCGAGCCGAGATACAGCTCTTGCAGGTTCGGCGGCGAGGGTTTGATCAGCACCTGATACTGGTAGTAGTGCTGCAACCGGTTGGGGTTTTCGCCATAGCGGCCATCGGTCGGACGGCGCGAGGGCTGCACATAGGCCGCGGCCCAGGCCTTGGACCCCAGCGAGCGCAGCGTGGTCGCCGGGTGGAAGGTGCCGGCGCCGACTTCCATGTCATACGGCTGCATCACCGCACAGCCCTTGGCGGCCCAGTAATTCTGGAGCCTCAGAATAATCTCTTGGAATGAGCGCGGGGCGCCTTTGGTGTCGGTCATGTTTCTTCCCTATGGGGGCAGCAAATCCGGGGTTCTTCCTATGCAAGCCCCGGCCTAGGGTCAACGGCGCATCGCAGCGCAGGCCGCTATGGCAACATAGAACAGCGCGCCATTCCCCGTCGATGCGGTCAGTCCCACGCCAAAGCCCGGATTTGGCATCAAACGCGTGGTTTTCCCCCTGCGAACAGGAGTTCCCTTTGCGCTGCGAAAGTGGTTATGTGCGCGCCAACAACAGATCACCCGGATAGAGGCCATTTGATGAAGACTTTGATAGCTACGCTGGCGCTTGCCCTGATGACGTTGGCATCCGCCTTTTCGGGCGTTGTTCATGCCCAGCAATCCTCGCAGGACACCGTCTGGATCCAGGTCGCCGCGCGCGCCTCGCTGCGAGAAGCCCAGGCCGAAGCGCAAAATTTCGCAGCACAGCTGCCGGATGTGTCGGGTTTTGCTCTTGGCGGTGGTTGGTACGGCATTGTGCTTGGCCCCTATGCGCGCACCGACGCAGACCGCGTATTGCAGGTCTACCGCGCCGAAGGTCAGATCCCGCGCGATAGCTTCATCGCCTTTGGCAACAATCTGGGCAATCAGTTCTACCCAACAGCGGCCACTGCAAACACCGAACCGCAGCCAACCGTCGACAGCCCGGTTCTGGAGCCCATTGACCCCGCGGTCGCAACCGAAGCGCCGACCGAACCAGTGCAAACCGCACTGCCCGATGAGACTCCGGCAGAGGCACGCCGCAGCGAATCCCGGCTGACCCGCGATGAACGCAAGGATCTGCAGATCGCGCTCAAGGCGGCCGGGTTCTACACCTCATCCATTGATGGTGCGTTTGGCCGGGGCACCCGCGGGTCGATGTCCGACTGGCAGACCGCGCGTGGCTATGCGCCCACCGGTGTATTGACCACCGCCCAGCGTCAAGCCTTGATGGATGAATACAACGCGCCGCTGATCTCAGTTGGGATGACAGCCGTGACCGACACCAAGGCCGGTATCGCGATGCAGATACCCGCTGCTGAGGTGACGTTTGACCGCTACGAATCTCCCTTCGCGCTTTACAAGAGCAGCGGCGATCTTGGCGCTCAGGTTCTGTTGATCAGCCAACCCGGCAATCAGCGCACGCTGTTTGGCCTCTATGACATCATGCAGACGCTGAAAATTGTGCCGCTGGACGGCCCCCGTCAGCGTAGCGGCAATAGCTTCACTCTTGAGGGGCGCGGCAATGGCATCGTCTCTTACACAGAGGCCCGCCTTGCCAACGGAGAGATCAAAGGCTTCACTCTGGTCTGGCCCATGGGCGACGATGACCGCCGCGCCCGCGTTCTGGCCGCAATGCAAGCCAGCTTTGCCCGCGTTGATGGTGTGCTTGACCCTGCCGCCGGTGCCGATGCACCGCAGAATGTCGATCTGGTCTCCGGTCTCGACGTGCGCAAACCGCGCCTGTCGCGCTCGGGCTTTTATGTCGATGCCAAGGGCAGCGTTGTGACCACTTCTGATGTGGTTGCTGGCTGCGCCCGCGTGACGCTGGATCATGAATATCAGGCCGAGGTTGCCTTTAACGACAGCGCTGCGGGGATTGCCGTGTTGCGCCCGGTTGAGCCGCTCGCTCCAATGGCCGTTGCCAATCTCGCCAGCGCCTCTGCGCGCCTCCAGTCCGATATCGCCGTGTCCGGTTTTTCCTATGAGGGCGTTCTGGGCGCTCCCAGCCTCAGCTGGGGCAGCCTGCAGGATGTGAAGGACCTCAGCGGCAACGCAGGTGTCTCGCGTTTGCAACTGACCAGCCAGCCGGGTGATGCAGGCGGTCCGGTGCTGACCACTGATGGCGCCGTCCAAGGCATGTTGCTGAGCCAGAACATAGGTGCCAACCAGCTGCCCGACGGAGTCAGCTTCGCCGCCAACGCCGATAGCCTGCGCAGTGCTCTGAGCACCGCCGGGGTGACCGCCACAGACGCCAGCGCCGGGGCCACGGCCCTGCCCGTTGGTGCCCTCACCCGTCAGGCCAGCGGTATGACCGTATTGGTCAGCTGCTGGGAGTGATCAGCCGCTGCCACGGCACTCCAAAAATCAACAAAGGCCGGAGCATCTGCTCCGGCCTTTGTCGTATATCCAGATACGCCTGCGCAATGGCGTATGCGGCGTGGATCAATAGGCTTGGATGCGGCCATCCCAACCGTGGAAACAGCCGGTCGTTTCCGTGCTCAGTACATCAAACTCATGCATCAGGCCCGCCACCGATTCCTCGACCGAGATCTCGCCGTCCTGCCCGCCCATATCGGTGCGCACCCAGCCCGGATGATAGATGCCGACAGCGATCCCCTCAGGCAGTAGATCCGTCGCCAGATTGCGCCCGATGCTCAGCGCCGCCGCCTTGGAGGCGCGATAGGCATAGCTGCCGCCGGGCGCGCGGGCGTGGCTCGCCATCTGCGAGGAAATGATGGCGATCTTCGGATCCGCCGCCAACCGCAGGTTCGGCAACAGCGCCTGCACCGTCAGGAAGACACCGGTGACATTGGCCGCCAGCGTCTTGCCCCAAACCTCAGCCGAATAATCCTCCAGCGCCATCGATTTATCGAGATAGACCCCGGCATTGCAGACCAGAAGATCCACCGGACGCCCCTTCAGCTGCGCGGCAAACCGCGCCTGCTGACCGGGATCAGTCACATCCAGTCGCACACCAGAGGAATGATCGCGCGAGGTGCCGGTCACCTCGTGCCCCTCCTCCCGCAGCTTGGCCACCAATTCACGGCCAATGCCCCGGCTGGTTCCTGTCACGACGACATGCATAAACGGTCTTCCTTCAATTGGTTTTTCTATTGGGTCGAAATGGCAAGGGCAGCACCGGTACGCCCTCCTCGATCAGGGCCTTGGCCTCCTCTGGCTTGGCCTCGCCGTGGATCGCCCGCTCTGGCGCATCGCCCAGATGCATGGCCCGTGCTTCACTGGCAAAATCCTTGCCCACGTAATCTGAATTTTTCTCAATTTTGCGACGCATCTCTGCCATCGCTGTCTCCAGCTCTCCCGAAGGAGTGCTCAGCGCGCCGACGCCCGGTTTGGTCGCAGGGGGTGTGGTGTTCACCGCCACAGCAGCACCTGCGGGATTTGATGATGCCTTATCAGCGCTCGGCGGGGTTGAATCAGCCTCCCCCACCGATGACACGGCCGTGCGTCCCGGGCGTACCCGTGGTGCCATAATCGCCTTTTCTACCAGACTGGACCCACATTGCACGCAGGCAACCATTCCCGCCGCTGCCAGCTTATCAAAAGCGGCAGCCGACTGGAACCAGCTGTCAAAGCTGTGCCCGTCTGCGCATTTCAGAGCGTATTGTATCATGGTCACCACTCTTATCAGGAGGGGATGATTAAATCTGCAATCCCCATAAGTTCAAGGGCAGAAGCACCGCCCCGACCAGATCACCCTTATGGAACCCCTTACCGCGGGGCCAGCAGGCGATCCTGCAAGCGCTGCACCAGAACCTCATGCGGTTGATCCGCCGCAACAGCAAGACGGCGCAGACCGAAATGAACCCGCGCCATTTCCTGATAGTAGCCCGCATAGACAAAATTGGTCGTGGCCCCGGCGACGGCCCCCAGAACCGGAACCGTCTGTGTTGCCAGTTTCTGCCCCAGAACCACGCTCAGCCGTGGGGCGATCTGTGCAATCATCTTTTGTAAAGCTCCGCCAGTCAGCCCCAGGCGCAGCGTCAAAAAGCCTAGGTCAGCACCGTCATCCGACGCCAGTGGTCCTGCGGCTGCAAAGACACGGATGCAGTCAAACCGGACATTCTCCGCCTCAGGGTCAAAGCCTTCCTCGGCAGCCACACCCTGAATGCTGCGCAACAGGAATGCGGTGGTGGCGGGCAGCTCGACCAACGCCCCGGGCAAGCCACCCAGACCGCCAGCGGCACCCATGGCGGCACTGACCGCGCGATTCACGCCCGCAGGCTGGTCCGGCACCACGCGCCGCGATCCGTTTGCGCCCTGCATCGCCAGCAAAAGCGCCTGTTGCGTTGCACTGTCCAACCCATTGCGCACCGGTGCGGGCAGCTTGTCCAGCAAGCTGTCTGCGGATCCGCCAAGCAGGTTCAGGATCTGGATGCCCAACCCCCCCGCCGCGCGATAGCGTTTGGCCAGCGTCTCCAGTTCTGCCTCCACGGCAGCCGCGTCCAGTGGTTTTGTCAGCGCAGTATCAGGCGTCAGAGTCTCGGTCATCGCATACCCTCATGTTCATAAAAACATTTGTCTTGCTGCCGCGTATTTCAAGGTTCGCCGCCGTGCCAGCACCGACACCGACCAGTCACGCGAGGCCTTTCACACCCGATAATTTCACGATGGGGTGTGCACACCCCGCCAGCGCTGAACCGCGCCGCTTATCCCCGCCCAGCCACCTGGCACAAGATCCAGCCCCAACACCCGATCCGGGTTCGTCGGTGGCGGCATGGCAACGCCAACTAGCGCCGAGAACCCAAACCGCGCATAATAGGGGGCGTCCCCCACCAGCAGCACACGCGACCACCCGGTTTCTGCCGCCTTGGCAAGGCTGTCGCGGATCAGCGCACCGCCCAATCCCTCCCCCTGATGGGTTGGGTGCACTGCAACCGGGCCCAACAGCAAAGCAGGCATTTGCCCCGTGCCAATCTGCACCGGCCAGAATCGGATCGCACCGGCCAGAATACCGTCTGCATCCCGCGCCACCTGGCTCAGCCCGCTGACCGGGGGCACCCCCTCTCGCAGGCGATAGGACGACAACGCCTCGCGACCCGGCGCAAAACACAGATCATATAGCGCCTCGACCTCCCAGCGGTCTTCGGGCTGCTCTGCCTTCAGTTCAATCACGCCGCCCTGCCTCCACGCCCGTCGCCGTCCTGCTGACACTGATCATCACTGCCGCACCTGCGGGCTTTGTCCCACAGCGCGCGGCAATCTCTCCCGGCAGGCTGGTCATCGGCCTAACACGGGCGTAAGCCTTGGGCAAACCCCGGCGACCGGATCAGCGAGCAAAACCAGCGCGCTACCGCCCCCGCCACGATATTGGAGACCCGCAGATGTTCTATCGCCCCGAAGATGGCCACGGCCTGCCGCACAACCCATTCAACGCCATTGTGACCCCGCGCCCCATCGGCTGGATCTCGTCGCGCGGGGCGGACGGCGGCAACAATCTCGCGCCCTATTCCTTTTTCAACGCGGTCGCCTATGAACCGCCGCAGGTGATGTTTGCCTCCACCTCCGCCAAGGCGGATCGCGACGGTACCAAGGACAGCGTCGCCAACATTGAAGAGACCGGCGTATTCTGTGTCAATGTGGTGTCCTATGCGCTGCGGGATGCGATGAACGCCAGCTCCGCACCGCTGCCAAAGGACATCAATGAATTCGAACATGCGGGACTTGAGATGGCCGATTGCGAGACCATCAGCTGTGGCCGTGTCGCCGCCGCCCCCGCCGCGCTGGAATGCAAACTGACGCAGATCGTGACCCTGCCCGGTGCTGCCAACAAGGTGGTGTTCGGCGAGGTGGTCGGCGTCCATCTGGATGACAGCTGCCTGAACGACGGCAGTTTTGATGTCACCCGGTTCCAGCCGCTGGCACGCCTTGGCTATCGCGACTACTCTGTTGTCCGAGATCTGTTTTCCCTCACCCGTCCGGATGAATGAGGCCCCGATATGCCGTTACCTGATCCAAAGAAACGCAATCCGATCACCCTGCCCGATGGCAGCGCCCATGCCGGTACCGTGATGCTGGCCGAGGCGATTGATCACCCGAATTTCAGCGCCGGTGCCTTTACCTATGCCTCCGCCTTTGAGCCGCCATCGGACTGGGCCATGTGTCTCGCGCCCTATCTGTTTGCCGGGTCGCGTGAACGGGTGGTGATTGGCAAATTCTGCCAGATTGCCGAAGGCGTGCGGTTCATCACCGCCTCAGCCAATCACGCGCAAGACGGCCTCAGCTGTTATCCCTTTCCGGTGTTTGATCACACCCAGATGACCGGGTTTCAACCCGATACCCGCGATACTATCGTGGGCAATGATGTCTGGATCGGCTACGGCGCAATGATCCTGCCCGGAGCCCGCGTTGGTGATGGCGCCATCATCGGCGCTGGTGCGGTGGTGCGGGGGTCTATCCCACCCTACGCCATCGTCACCGGCAACCCCGGCACCGTCCACAGCTACCGCTTCTCCAAGCCGCAGATTGCCCGGCTGCTGTCGTTGAAGTGGTGGGACTGGCCCGTCGATTTGATCAGCCGCGCCGAACCTGCCCTGCTGGCCGGGGATCTGGATATGCTGGAAACGCTGGCACCGGATTGATCCCTGCCCCACCAGATATGTCAAAACCGTCAAGACATCATAAAAATCCCGCGACACCGATAGGGTCGCGGGATTCATTTTAAGGCATCAATTTTGCGGCTTAGTGCCCGCCCAGAATCCCGGTTTTGACCGAGTAATCCACAGCGATCTCATAGTCCGGGTCATCGTCACTATCGACCATCAGATGCCCCGCCTTGGTCAGCAGCTGATGACAATCACGGCTCAGATGGCGCAGAACAATTGTCTTGCCCTCTGCCTCGTAACGACCCGCCAGTGTTTCGATCGCTTGCAGCGCGGATTGATCCACCACCCGGCTGCGGGCAAAATCCACGATCACGTGATCTGGGTCATTCGCCACATCGAACAGCTCAATAAACCCATCGGTGGAGCCAAAAAACAGCGGTCCCTCGATCTCGTAAACCTTGGCGCCCTTGTCGCTCTCGGACTCGCGGGTATAGGCGTGAATGCGGCGCGCATTGTTCCAGGCATAAGCCAGGGCTGAGACGATCACACCCACAACCACCGCAATCGCCAGGTCGGTCATCACCGTCACCACGGTCACCAGAACGATGACAAAGGCATCCATCAAGGGCACTTTGGTCATCACCTTGAAGCTGTTCCAGGCAAAGGTGCCGATCACCACCATGAACATCACGCCCACCAGTGCGGCCAGCGGGATCTGTTCAATCAATGGCGAGGCGACAACGATGAACGCCAGCAGGAACAGCGCCGCGGCAATGCCCGCGATCCGCGTCCGGCCACCGGATTTCACGTTGATCATCGACTGGCCGATCATCGCACAGCCGCCCATGCCGCCAAAGAACCCCGTCACCACATTCGACGCGCCCTGCGCGATGCATTCCTGGCTGGCCCCCCCGCGCTTGCCGGTGATTTCGCCCACCAGGTTCAGCGTCAGCAGGCTCTCGATCAGGCCAATCGCTGCCAGGATCACCGCATAGGGCAGGATAATCCACAGCGTCTCCAGCGTGAACGGCGCCAGTGCAGTGCCATAGAGCCCTTCACCGGTGCCAAACGGATTGTGGAAGGACGGCAAACCACCCTTGATCGAGGCCATATCACCAACGGTTGGCACGTTAATGCCAAAAACAATGACCAACGCCGCGACAATACCAATACCAGCCAGCGGCGCCGGAATGATCGCGGTGATCTTGGGCGTGCCCCAAATGATCAGCATGGTCAGCCCCACCAGACCCAGCATCATCACCAATTGTGAATTGGCCAACCAGGCGTCTGTGTTATCCGGATCCTTGAACTGGGTCAGCTGCGCCAGAAAGATCACAATCGCCAGACCGTTCACAAAGCCCAGCATCACCGGATGCGGCACCAGGCGGATAAACTTGCCCCAATGCATCACTCCCGCGATGATCTGCAAAATCCCCATCAGCACCACGGTGGCAAAGAGGTACTCAACCCCGTGCTGTGCGACCAACGCCACCATAACAACAGCCAGCGCTCCGGTCGCGCCCGAGATCATGCCAGGCCGTCCACCAAAAACCGCAGTAATCAGCCCGACCATAAAGGCCGCATATAGCCCGACCAGCGGATGCACACCCGCGACAAAGGCAAAGGCCACCGCCTCCGGCACCAAGGCCAGCGCGACGGTCAGGCCGGACAACAGCTCCGTGCGCACCCGAGAGACGGTAAAGCCCTCATCCTGCATGATGGAAAGATTGGGCGGTGAAATCTGCTTGGCGAGCGTCGCCATAATGCCGCGTGTCATGGGGTCACCTGTGATCGGGAAAGGGTCATGTTAGCGCCGCCCCTAGCGGAATTCCGCCATTGGGGCAAGGGCACGGCCCTTTGCGCCGCTTTCCTATGAGGTTCAGCCGCTGATTGGGTCAACCCTCCTGCCCAATTGTTTCGCACGCGAAACATTGCGGCAGCGCTGCTGACATTAAGCTTAAGAGATTGGTAACACTTAGCCACTCGCCCCACCTTGATTTGCCGGTGTTTTCACGAAACTGTCGCGTCATTGCACCCAAAGGATTTGACATGCTGCGATTTCAGAGCTGGGAAGAGATTGAGCCAACAGCCACCGAGGCGGAGCGAAAGCTGAAAGCGGCGGTGGAAGCGGGAGAATTCTGCCGCTGCGGCCCCGATGGTCAAACACCACCAGAGCCAGACGACTGGTCAAACCTTCCATCTGCGCGGCACATCCGCGCCGATGTGCTGCGGTTTTTCCTGTTGGGTGGCTGTACTGATGCCACTGTCACGGAAATCGGCGTTCTGCTTACGGGGGCATTTGTCAGTGGCGAACTGTCTTTAATAGACTGTGAAGTCGCACGGAATTTAATGTTTCACAATTGCGTATTCCAACATGGCATCTACGCCACCCGCTGCACCGCATTGAAAAACGTCGCGCTGGTCTCCTGCAAACTGCCGTATCTTGAAGCTGCCGGCCTCAAAACCGGTGGCCAGCTGTCCTGCATCGGCACAGAGTTCAAGAACGAGGACGAGATCGCACTGGACCTCCAGGGTGCTGATATTGGCCATGACCTATTCCTCCGCTCTGCGAAAATCTTCGGCGAAGCGGATCTGAATGGCCTCAAAACCGGTGGCCAGCTGTCCTGCATCGGCACAGAGTTCAAGAACAAGGACGGAAAGGCGCTGAACCTCCAAAACGCGGATATTGGCCAGAGCCTATTCCTCTCCTCTGCAAAAATCTTCGGCGAAGCGTATCTGATTGGCCTCAAAACCGGTGGCCATCTCGACTGCACCGCCGCCGAGTTCCAGAACAAGGACGGAAGGGCGCTGAACCTCCAAAACGCCAATATTGCAAGAGGCTTCATCTTCCGAGACCAGACCGCTGTCCAAGGCGTCGTAGATCTCAACGCAGCAAGATGCGGCGAACTTGTTGATGATCCCGACTGCTGGCCAGACGATGCGCAAAACGGTGAAAACCTCATCCTTGACGGCTTCACCTATCACCGCATCTTCGGCCCCACCGATGCCCGTACCCGGCTCAACTGGCTGGCCCGTGGTGACACCTGGCGTGGTGAATTCTTCCCTCAGCCCTACAAACAACTCGCCAAGGTTCTGCACGATATGGGGCATGAGACGGATGCAACCAAGGTCCGGGTCGCACTCGGAAAAAAGCTGCGACACCACGCCCGCAAAGAGCGCATTGCAAACGCCAAACACCCCATTCAACGCCTGTGGGCCATGGCAACAACGCCCGCCCTTTTGATCTGGCACAGCCTCTCCCTGCTCTTGACGGGCCATGGTTTTCGCCCAGAACGCAGCCTGATCGCCTTGGTGCTTCTGTGGGGTCTCGCCACCCTCCCCGCCCACCTCGCCTGGGAGGAAGGCAGCTTTGCCCCCAATTCGGCCGTTGCGCTACAATCAGGGGGCTGGGCGACATACCACGCAGACGATAACCACCCACCTCATCCCAACCCAGCCAAGGACTGGAGCCTGACCTCCACCATTGGCCGCGACTGGGAAAGCTTCAATCGCTATGCCTATGCGGCAGATCTTGTCGTCCCTATCATTGACCTAGGCCAGACCGATGCTTGGGCGCCCTCCACCACCCGCGGGCCATGGGGCTGGCATCTCTGGTGGGCGCGCTGGGTGTTCACGCTGGCGGGCTGGATTGTTACCGCCCTTGGCGCGGCGGCTTTGACCGGGATCATCCGGCGCGAGTGACCGCCGCCTGTCATCTTTCCCAAAATACTCTCGCCGAAGGCCTTGATCCCGCCCATTGGGCGGTATCAATCACATCAGCGCGGTGCCGCCCATTGGGCGGTATCAATCAATTTCCCCCCGGACGCTTGTCAAACCAGCTCCGGCTCAGGCACAACCAAGTGAGCAGCACAAGGGACAGATCACGTGACACAGGATACAATGATTGCGGTTATCGGCGGCTCGGGCCTCTATGACATCGACGGGCTGCAAAACGCCGAATGGGTCACAGTGGAAACGCCCTGGGGGGCGCCCTCAGATCAGATCCTGACCGGCGACCTCGATGGCGTGAAAATGGCGTTTCTGCCCCGTCACGGGCGCGGCCATGTGCATTCCCCGACCAAGGTTCCCTATCGCGCCAATATCGACGCGCTGAAACGTCTTGGCGTCACAGATGTCTTCTCCATCTCCGCCTGCGGCTCCTTCCGCGAGAACATGGCTCCGGGGGATTTTGTTATTGTTGACCAGTTCATCGACCGCACATTTGCGCGCGATAAGAGCTTCTTCGGCACCGGCTGTGTGGCCCATGTGAGCGTGGCGCACCCGACCTGCGAGCGCCTGTCCGATGCGGCAGAGAGCGCCGCCAGAGATGCCGGCATCAAAGTGCATCGCGGCGGCACCTATCTGTGTATGGAGGGGCCGCAGTTCTCCTCCATGGCGGAAAGCAAAATGTACCGCAGCTGGGGCTGTGACGTGATTGGCATGACCAATATGCCCGAGGCGAAACTGGCCCGCGAGGCTGAACTTTGCTATGCCTCCATCGCCATGGTGACGGATTTCGACAGCTGGCACCCCGAACATGGCGCGGTGGAGATCACTGACATCATCGCCACCCTCACCGGCAACTCCGCCAAGGGCCGCGCGCTGGTACAGCGCCTGCCAGCCCTGCTGGGCCAGACCCGCGCCGCCTGCCCGCACGGCTGCGATACCGCGCTGGAACATGCCATCATGACCGCCCCGGAAAAACGCAGCGCCGCCCTAGTGGCCAAACTGGATGCCGTCGCAGGTCGCGTTCTGGGCTAGGCTCACCGCGATGGGGGCGCGCGGCTGGTTCCGAAAGGTCACAGCCATGCCCCGTAACCGTGCCATCTGCGCCCCAGACTTGCCTGCATCCCCGGCATCGGCGACATATTCCAGGTCCCGCTGCCCGCACCGGTCGCAGGTGACACAGATAGACACCCAGACGACCACAAAGGGGACCCCCTATGGCCCGCAAGACCGCTGTCAAAGATTACATCCGCACCATCGTAGATTTCCCTCACGAGGGCATCATGTTCCGCGATGTCACCACGCTTTTTGCCGACCCGCGCGGGTTTCGCATGGCCATCGACCAGATGTTGCACCCCTACGCAGGCGAGCAGATCGACAAGGTTGTGGGGCTTGAGGCGCGCGGCTTCATCCTTGGTGGGGCCATTGCCCATCAGCTAAGCGTTGGCTTTGTACCGATCCGCAAAAAGGGCAAGCTGCCCGGCACCACCATCAGCCAGGAGTACAAACTGGAATACGGCGAGGCGATCATGGAAATCCATGACGACGCCATCCAGCCCGGCGAAAAGATCCTTGTTGTCGATGACCTTCTTGCCACCGGCGGCACTGCGGCGGCCGGCATCAAGCTGATCGAGCGACTGGGCGGCGAAATTGTCTCTTGTGCCTTTATCATCGACCTGCCGGAATTGGGCGGACGCAAAGTGCTTGAGGATCTTGGCATGGATGTCACCGTGCTCTGCGAGTTCGAGGGCGCCTGAGCCCCTGCAACTGGGGCTGGGTCACCTCTTTATGATCGAAAGATCGCCCTTTTCAATCACATAAATGTGAGTGGAATTTCTGCAAGCGCGCGGCTTAGGCGGCGCGCTTTTTTTGTCAACTTGCGCCCGGCGAAAACCCGCCAGATCCAAACCGCAATCCTCGCCGTAACCCCCTCAATGCCAGCTTGGGCATGCAAATCAAAACAGAGGAATGTACTCATGATCCGCAAGACACTTCTGACCGCTGCCGCCACTCTCGCTCTGACCACCTCCGCCTTTGCGGGTGGCCATGCCAAGGACATCGTCGACACCGCGGCGGGGGCTGGGGATTTCTCGACACTGGTTGCTGCGGTGCAGGCCGCTGGTCTGGTTGAGACCCTCAAAGGCGACGGCCCCTTTACCGTCTTTGCCCCGACCGATGCCGCCTTTGCCGCCCTGCCCGCAGGCACAGTCGATGAGCTTCTGAAGCCGGAGAACAAGGATAAGCTGATCGAAATCCTGACCTACCACGTGGTTCCCGGCAAGGTGATGTCCGGTGATCTGGTCGATGATATGAAAGCCGCGACCGTTCAGGGTAGCGAAGTCACCATTGATCTGGACAGCGGCGTGATGGTTGACGAGGCAACGGTCACAACGGCTGATATCGAGGCTGAAAACGGCGTGATCCACGTCATCGACACCGTTATCATGCCCTAAGTTTCAGGCGGGTGGC
This window encodes:
- a CDS encoding glycine--tRNA ligase subunit alpha, coding for MTDTKGAPRSFQEIILRLQNYWAAKGCAVMQPYDMEVGAGTFHPATTLRSLGSKAWAAAYVQPSRRPTDGRYGENPNRLQHYYQYQVLIKPSPPNLQELYLGSLEAIGVDMDMHDIRFVEDDWESPTLGAWGLGWEVWCDGMEVSQFTYFQQVGGHDCHPVSGELTYGLERLAMYILGVDHVMDMPFNDPDAPIAMTYGDVFKQTEEEYARWNFDVANTEVLLRHFEEAEAECAAILAQAHIDPKTGKRIIMAHPAYDQCIKASHVFNLLDARGVISVTERQAYIGRVRTLAKQCADAFVLTEAGGHAV
- a CDS encoding DUF1178 family protein, with protein sequence MIQYALKCADGHSFDSWFQSAAAFDKLAAAGMVACVQCGSSLVEKAIMAPRVRPGRTAVSSVGEADSTPPSADKASSNPAGAAVAVNTTPPATKPGVGALSTPSGELETAMAEMRRKIEKNSDYVGKDFASEARAMHLGDAPERAIHGEAKPEEAKALIEEGVPVLPLPFRPNRKTN
- a CDS encoding flavin reductase family protein; translation: MFYRPEDGHGLPHNPFNAIVTPRPIGWISSRGADGGNNLAPYSFFNAVAYEPPQVMFASTSAKADRDGTKDSVANIEETGVFCVNVVSYALRDAMNASSAPLPKDINEFEHAGLEMADCETISCGRVAAAPAALECKLTQIVTLPGAANKVVFGEVVGVHLDDSCLNDGSFDVTRFQPLARLGYRDYSVVRDLFSLTRPDE
- a CDS encoding SDR family oxidoreductase, translated to MHVVVTGTSRGIGRELVAKLREEGHEVTGTSRDHSSGVRLDVTDPGQQARFAAQLKGRPVDLLVCNAGVYLDKSMALEDYSAEVWGKTLAANVTGVFLTVQALLPNLRLAADPKIAIISSQMASHARAPGGSYAYRASKAAALSIGRNLATDLLPEGIAVGIYHPGWVRTDMGGQDGEISVEESVAGLMHEFDVLSTETTGCFHGWDGRIQAY
- a CDS encoding GNAT family N-acetyltransferase, whose product is MIELKAEQPEDRWEVEALYDLCFAPGREALSSYRLREGVPPVSGLSQVARDADGILAGAIRFWPVQIGTGQMPALLLGPVAVHPTHQGEGLGGALIRDSLAKAAETGWSRVLLVGDAPYYARFGFSALVGVAMPPPTNPDRVLGLDLVPGGWAGISGAVQRWRGVHTPS
- a CDS encoding EcsC family protein; its protein translation is MTETLTPDTALTKPLDAAAVEAELETLAKRYRAAGGLGIQILNLLGGSADSLLDKLPAPVRNGLDSATQQALLLAMQGANGSRRVVPDQPAGVNRAVSAAMGAAGGLGGLPGALVELPATTAFLLRSIQGVAAEEGFDPEAENVRFDCIRVFAAAGPLASDDGADLGFLTLRLGLTGGALQKMIAQIAPRLSVVLGQKLATQTVPVLGAVAGATTNFVYAGYYQEMARVHFGLRRLAVAADQPHEVLVQRLQDRLLAPR
- a CDS encoding CatB-related O-acetyltransferase; translation: MPLPDPKKRNPITLPDGSAHAGTVMLAEAIDHPNFSAGAFTYASAFEPPSDWAMCLAPYLFAGSRERVVIGKFCQIAEGVRFITASANHAQDGLSCYPFPVFDHTQMTGFQPDTRDTIVGNDVWIGYGAMILPGARVGDGAIIGAGAVVRGSIPPYAIVTGNPGTVHSYRFSKPQIARLLSLKWWDWPVDLISRAEPALLAGDLDMLETLAPD
- a CDS encoding trypsin-like peptidase domain-containing protein, with the protein product MKTLIATLALALMTLASAFSGVVHAQQSSQDTVWIQVAARASLREAQAEAQNFAAQLPDVSGFALGGGWYGIVLGPYARTDADRVLQVYRAEGQIPRDSFIAFGNNLGNQFYPTAATANTEPQPTVDSPVLEPIDPAVATEAPTEPVQTALPDETPAEARRSESRLTRDERKDLQIALKAAGFYTSSIDGAFGRGTRGSMSDWQTARGYAPTGVLTTAQRQALMDEYNAPLISVGMTAVTDTKAGIAMQIPAAEVTFDRYESPFALYKSSGDLGAQVLLISQPGNQRTLFGLYDIMQTLKIVPLDGPRQRSGNSFTLEGRGNGIVSYTEARLANGEIKGFTLVWPMGDDDRRARVLAAMQASFARVDGVLDPAAGADAPQNVDLVSGLDVRKPRLSRSGFYVDAKGSVVTTSDVVAGCARVTLDHEYQAEVAFNDSAAGIAVLRPVEPLAPMAVANLASASARLQSDIAVSGFSYEGVLGAPSLSWGSLQDVKDLSGNAGVSRLQLTSQPGDAGGPVLTTDGAVQGMLLSQNIGANQLPDGVSFAANADSLRSALSTAGVTATDASAGATALPVGALTRQASGMTVLVSCWE